The sequence CCCAGCGGGATCGCGGCGATCACATATTCGGTGCGATCTGGCCCGTAAGTGCGCTTCCAAAGCGGCTTGCCGAAGCCGATCGAAAACTTGAGTACCTTGACACCCAGCCGCTTCGCCACCCAGAAATGGCCGAATTCATGAAAGCCCACGAGAATGCTGATAGCCGTGACAAAGGCGAGAACGCTGATGAGGATGGTCATGTACGAAGCTTTAAGCGTGCGCCGCGATGTATTGCGCGGCCATGGCGCGCGCGGCCTGGTCGGCGCCGAGGATTGCCGAAAGTTCATCGGCGCGGGTGGGCGCGATCCTTGTCAGCGTATGGTCGATGACCCGCGGGATATCCATAAACGCGATCTGCTCATCGAGAAAACTCTGCACGGCCACTTCGTTGGCGGCGTTCAGTACCGTGGTTGCGGTGCCGCCGGCGCGCAGCGCGTCATAAGCGAGCCCCAGACACGGAAATCGCGCCGCTTCGAGCGGCAGAAAGTCCAGTTTCCCGACCTCGACCAGGTCCAGCGCCCGCACCCCCGAGGCGATGCGCGCGGGCCACGCCAGGGCGTGCGCTATGGGGGTGCGCATGTCCGGGTTGCCCAGTTCCGCCAGCACGGAACCATCGACGAACGCCACCAGCGAATGCACCACGCTTTGCGGATGCAACACCACCTGCACCTGCTCAGGATGACAATCGAACAGCCAGCAGGCTTCGATAACCTCCAGCCCCTTGTTCATCATGGTCGCGGAATCCACCGAAATCTTGCGTCCCATCTTCCAGTTCGGGTGCGCGCAGGCCTGCGCCGGCGTCACGCTCTCAAGTTCTGACAGCGGCATATCTCTGAACGGCCCGCCGGATGCTGTCAACAATATTTGCTTCACGCCGGCGGTATGCAGCCCGGTTCGCGCGACAGAGGCCGGCGCATTGGCCGCCTGGCATCCCGGAGGCAGGCATTGAAACACCGCGTTGTGTTCACTGTCGATGGGCAACAGGCAGGCGTGGTTGTCCCGCACGGTGCGCATCAGCAGGGAGCCTGCCATAACCAGCGACTCCTTGTTCGCCAGCAACACGCGTTTGCCGGCCTTCGCGGCCGCCAGGGTGGGCAGCAACCCGGCGGCGCCCACGATCGCGGCCATAACCGATTCGACATCGATGTCGCGCGCGATCTGTTCCAGGCCCGCGTCCCCCGCGAAGACCTCGATGCGCAGGCCGGCCGTGCGCAGCCTGCCTCGCAGCTCATCGGCCTTGCCCGCATCGCGCATGACCGCGCGTTGGGGCCGGTGCTCGACGCACTGCCCGTACAGCGTATCCACATCCTGATTGGCGGCTAGCGCCGCGACGTGAAAGCGATCCGGATGACGCCGGATTACGTCCAGGGTATTGACGCCAATCGTGCCGGTCGATCCCAATACCGCGACCTTCGACGGCGCGGCTACGGACGCGATGTCGTGAGCGAGACTGCGAGGCGGCGGCGAATCTGCCATCACGCCAGGCGCGGGTGCATCCAGTGCAACCCCAGCACGAAGGGCGGCGCGGCGGCCACCACGCTGTCGATGCGATCCAGAACGCCGCCATGCCCGGGCAGCATCCTGCCGCTGTCTTTCACGCCTGTACGACGCTTCAGCAGGCTTTCGAAAAGGTCTCCGGCGACGGATAGCAAGGTGGTGATCAGACACAGGCCGACGAAATACACCCACAGCGCCCCAGGCACGGCGAACCACCAGGCGCCGCCCGCGGCCAGCACCCCGTTCGCCACCAGCGCGCCATACAGTCCCTCGCGCGTCTTGGCCGGACTGATCAGCGGCGCGAGCGGCGTGCGTCCGAACCGCTTGCCGGAGAAATACGCGGCGGAGTCCGCCACCCATACCAGCAGCAACAGGAAGACCAGCCAGCCCGGACGCGGCGCCAGCCTATGCAACCCGATCATCGCGATCCAGGCGGGCACCAGCGCGAACAGTCCCGCGCACCGCAGCACGGCTGTACTCGCCGGACCGCGGATGGCGCCCGGCTGGTAAACCGCCAGGATCATCAGCGCCACCAGCCACCACAAAGCGCCCGCCACAACGGGCGCCAGGGTCCAGCCCTCGTCGAACAACCGCCACACGAGGTACGCGCTGCCCGCAAGTACCGCCAGATAACAAATTCGCATGTCGCGTCTCAGTATCCCGGTAAGTCGCGTCCATTCCCACGCGCCCAGCAGGATGATCACCAGCAATACACCCGCCAGCGTAGCTGAAGGCAACCACAACGCGGCCGCGCCCATGCCCACGACCATTGCGGCGCCGGTGGCGACCCGCTTTTCGAGCAAGGTAAGCCCTCTAAATCTGCTCGCCGGTTTTTCCATAGCGGCGCTGCCGACGGGCGAATGAGGCGAGCGCACTGTCCAGCGCCGCCTGGTCAAAATCCGGCCACAAAACATCGGTGAAATAAAGTTCGGTATACGCCAGTTGCCATATCAAGAAATTACTGATGCGGTGTTCGCCGCCGGTGCGAATAAAAAGGTCGGGCTCCGGCGCGCCGGCCGTGACCAGCCGTCCGTCGATCGCCTGGGTCGTGACGCTTTCGCGGCCCACGCCCCGCGCGGCGATATCGTCGACCAGGCCACGCACCGCCTGCATGATATCCCAGCGACCTCCGTAGTTGGCCGCGACGTTGAGCAACAGATTACCGCCACCCGCGGTTGCCTGTTCGGTCAGTTCGATCTGACGTCGCAGCTTGGTCGAGAACGCGGTGCGATCGCCGATGAACCGCAACCGCACGCCGTGCGCGGCCAGCTCCCGTACTTCGCGACGGAGTGTCGCAAAAAAAAGCTCCATCAGGGTGCTGACTTCGGCCCGCGGACGTTGCCAGTTTTCGCTGCTGAAGGCGAACAACGTCAGCACTTCAATGCCGCGTTCGCCACAGGCGCGCACGACCTTGCGGGTCGCCAGTACACCCTGCCGGTGCCCGGCCGTGCGCGGCAGCCGCCGCGCCCGCGCCCAGCGTCCATTACCGTCCATAACGATGGCGACGTGGCGCGGCACCAGCTGGCCGGACACACCGTTCACACCAGTCAACTCATCACAAGGGCAGTCACGGGCACCGGAAAATTATCATAAACAACTTGCAAATACAGACTTTAGTTATTGTTTATAAAAGTCATGGATACAACCAATCATTGACGTTTGCAAAGGTTTTTCGCGACGGTGCATCAGATGTCCATCAGATCCTGCTCCTTGTGGAGCAGCATCTGATCGACCTGCTCGACATACTGATCGGTCAGTTTCTGTATGGCATCCTGCCCGCGATGTTCCTCATCCGAGGAGATTTCCTTCTCGCGGGCAAGCTC is a genomic window of Gammaproteobacteria bacterium containing:
- a CDS encoding phosphatidate cytidylyltransferase, yielding MEKPASRFRGLTLLEKRVATGAAMVVGMGAAALWLPSATLAGVLLVIILLGAWEWTRLTGILRRDMRICYLAVLAGSAYLVWRLFDEGWTLAPVVAGALWWLVALMILAVYQPGAIRGPASTAVLRCAGLFALVPAWIAMIGLHRLAPRPGWLVFLLLLVWVADSAAYFSGKRFGRTPLAPLISPAKTREGLYGALVANGVLAAGGAWWFAVPGALWVYFVGLCLITTLLSVAGDLFESLLKRRTGVKDSGRMLPGHGGVLDRIDSVVAAAPPFVLGLHWMHPRLA
- a CDS encoding 1-deoxy-D-xylulose-5-phosphate reductoisomerase is translated as MADSPPPRSLAHDIASVAAPSKVAVLGSTGTIGVNTLDVIRRHPDRFHVAALAANQDVDTLYGQCVEHRPQRAVMRDAGKADELRGRLRTAGLRIEVFAGDAGLEQIARDIDVESVMAAIVGAAGLLPTLAAAKAGKRVLLANKESLVMAGSLLMRTVRDNHACLLPIDSEHNAVFQCLPPGCQAANAPASVARTGLHTAGVKQILLTASGGPFRDMPLSELESVTPAQACAHPNWKMGRKISVDSATMMNKGLEVIEACWLFDCHPEQVQVVLHPQSVVHSLVAFVDGSVLAELGNPDMRTPIAHALAWPARIASGVRALDLVEVGKLDFLPLEAARFPCLGLAYDALRAGGTATTVLNAANEVAVQSFLDEQIAFMDIPRVIDHTLTRIAPTRADELSAILGADQAARAMAAQYIAAHA
- the uppS gene encoding di-trans,poly-cis-decaprenylcistransferase, whose product is MPRHVAIVMDGNGRWARARRLPRTAGHRQGVLATRKVVRACGERGIEVLTLFAFSSENWQRPRAEVSTLMELFFATLRREVRELAAHGVRLRFIGDRTAFSTKLRRQIELTEQATAGGGNLLLNVAANYGGRWDIMQAVRGLVDDIAARGVGRESVTTQAIDGRLVTAGAPEPDLFIRTGGEHRISNFLIWQLAYTELYFTDVLWPDFDQAALDSALASFARRQRRYGKTGEQI